In Pseudomonadota bacterium, the DNA window TTAAATTGACAATATCTGACCGCCTATATCTTGGCGACCCTTTAATCATCACCTTTGGCAAAACACCTTCACGCACAAGTCGCCACACGCTCATACCACTTACCGATAACAGCCGAGCGACTTCAGCCTGCTTCAACAGCAGTGGCGGGTTTCGGTCATCTGGTTTGTGCCCATCTATCAGTTTTAACGCCGTGCAAATCTGTTCTGGGGAATAATTGCCGTCAAGTTTCAATGCCGAGGTGATTATTGTCCTGGTATAGTTTTGCATATGACCCAATGCTTGACTTATGATGAAATTATGGGGCAAAAGTCATATCTTCGGGGCTCTTGCGGGGCTCCGAAGTGGATTTAGTCTGCATAATGTTGCACGATGTTGCAGTCCTGACTTTTGAATAAACAATGATATACCTTGGATTTGCAGGGGTTTACGAGATATTTTAGGTCGTGTAATATTTTTGTTTACTGACTCTTAATCAGCGGGTCGGGGGTTCGAGCCCCCCAGCCTCTACCAATTTTCGCCAGCAGGCGGAAATTGCCCGGCGTAGTTCGTCAGCCGACGAACGAAGCCGGGGTCTTCCCGCCACAGTTGTTTTCATCCCCCGTTTATTCCTTCGGGGCTCCCAGACTGCTCTTGGAACTGCGGATTGACTGAATTTGCACCGCCTTGATGCCAAAACCTTGGAGTTGGTAACTGCCGTGTGCAAATTGGGCAAGGGGAAAAGAGGAAAAAAAAGGGACTCTAACTTGTTAGGTCAGAGTCCCTTTTTATGTTTTCAGAACTTCGTTGAAACCTGAATATATTCCAGCAATGAGCACCTGAACAGCAATTGCCGTTTATTACAGCACCGGCTGGCATTCCGGGCCGCCGAAGAGGCCCCAGACTAACCGATACTCATTAGCCGATGGAAATAATTCCCAGAGACCTGCCTGCCCTGAGCCCGTCGAAGGGGTGTCCTGATGATACACGGCCGGATCAGCCA includes these proteins:
- a CDS encoding helix-turn-helix domain-containing protein, which encodes MQNYTRTIITSALKLDGNYSPEQICTALKLIDGHKPDDRNPPLLLKQAEVARLLSVSGMSVWRLVREGVLPKVMIKGSPRYRRSDIVNLIAKGT